In Streptomyces sp. NBC_00569, a single genomic region encodes these proteins:
- the mug gene encoding G/U mismatch-specific DNA glycosylase, with the protein MTRLTPADLEAARDRIVPDVVASGLSVLFCGINPGLMTAATGHHFARPGNRFWPVLHLSGFTPRLLAPAEQEELLSYGLGITNVVARATARADELSAQEYRDGGRLLTAKVERLRPRWLAVVGVTAYRSAFGEPKARIGPQDRMIGGTRVWALPNPSGLNAHWTAAAMAEEYGRLRAAASEDDGVGLPG; encoded by the coding sequence CTGACCCGGCTGACCCCCGCGGACCTGGAGGCCGCTCGCGACCGCATCGTTCCCGATGTGGTCGCGAGCGGCCTCTCCGTGCTTTTCTGCGGGATCAACCCGGGCCTGATGACAGCGGCGACCGGCCACCACTTCGCGCGCCCCGGCAACCGTTTCTGGCCGGTGCTCCACCTGTCCGGGTTCACGCCCCGCCTTCTGGCCCCCGCCGAGCAGGAGGAACTCCTGTCGTACGGGCTCGGGATCACGAACGTGGTCGCGCGGGCCACGGCGCGGGCGGACGAGCTGAGCGCGCAGGAGTACCGCGACGGCGGCCGCCTGCTCACCGCCAAGGTGGAGCGGCTGCGGCCGCGCTGGCTCGCGGTCGTGGGCGTGACGGCCTACCGGTCGGCCTTCGGGGAGCCGAAGGCGAGGATCGGCCCGCAGGACCGGATGATCGGCGGGACCCGGGTGTGGGCGCTGCCCAACCCCAGTGGCCTGAACGCGCATTGGACGGCGGCGGCGATGGCCGAGGAGTACGGGCGGCTGCGCGCCGCCGCCTCGGAGGACGACGGCGTGGGGCTCCCCGGCTGA
- the purB gene encoding adenylosuccinate lyase, whose protein sequence is MTAAPAKPRIPNVLAGRYASAELATLWSPEQKVKLERQLWLAVLRAQKDLGIEVPDAALADYERVLDQVDLASIAEREKVTRHDVKARIEEFNALAGHEQVHKGMTSRDLTENVEQLQIRLSLELVRDRAVAVLARLGKLAGEYGELVIAGRSHNVAAQATTLGKRFATATDELLVAYARVEELLARYPLRGIKGPVGTAQDMLDLLGGDAAKLDELEQRIAGHLGFSQAFTSVGQVYPRSLDYEVVTALVQLAAAPSSTAKTIRLMAGHELVTEGFKPGQVGSSAMPHKMNTRSCERVNGLMVILRGYASMTGELAGDQWNEGDVSCSVVRRVALPDAFFALDGLLETFLTVLDEFGAFPAVVARELDRYLPFLATTKVLMASVRAGVGREEAHEAIKENAVASALAMREQGAERNELLDKLAADSRIPLDRAGLDELMADKLSFTGAASDQVATVVARVEEIVKQHPEAAGYTPGAIL, encoded by the coding sequence GTGACTGCTGCGCCTGCAAAGCCCCGTATCCCGAATGTTCTCGCCGGACGCTACGCCTCCGCCGAGCTCGCCACTCTCTGGTCCCCCGAGCAGAAGGTGAAGCTGGAGCGTCAGCTCTGGCTCGCCGTGCTGCGCGCGCAGAAGGACCTCGGGATCGAGGTGCCGGACGCCGCTCTCGCCGACTACGAGCGCGTGCTCGACCAGGTCGACCTGGCCTCCATCGCCGAGCGCGAGAAGGTCACGCGCCACGACGTGAAGGCCCGCATCGAGGAGTTCAACGCCCTCGCCGGCCACGAGCAGGTCCACAAGGGCATGACGTCCCGCGACCTCACGGAGAACGTCGAGCAGCTCCAGATCCGCCTCTCCCTCGAGCTGGTCCGCGACCGCGCCGTCGCCGTCCTCGCGCGCCTCGGCAAGCTGGCCGGCGAGTACGGCGAGCTGGTGATCGCGGGCCGCTCGCACAACGTCGCGGCGCAGGCCACGACCCTCGGCAAGCGCTTCGCGACCGCCACCGACGAGCTGCTCGTCGCGTACGCCCGGGTCGAGGAGCTGCTCGCCCGCTACCCGCTGCGCGGCATCAAGGGCCCCGTCGGCACCGCGCAGGACATGCTGGACCTGCTCGGCGGCGACGCGGCGAAGCTCGACGAGCTGGAGCAGCGCATCGCGGGCCACCTGGGCTTCTCGCAGGCGTTCACCTCGGTCGGCCAGGTCTACCCGCGCTCCCTCGACTACGAGGTCGTCACCGCGCTCGTACAGCTCGCGGCCGCGCCGTCCTCGACCGCCAAGACGATCCGTCTGATGGCCGGGCACGAGCTCGTCACCGAGGGCTTCAAGCCGGGCCAGGTCGGCTCGTCCGCGATGCCGCACAAGATGAACACCCGCTCCTGCGAGCGCGTCAACGGCCTCATGGTCATCCTGCGCGGCTACGCGTCGATGACCGGGGAGCTGGCGGGCGACCAGTGGAACGAGGGCGACGTCTCCTGCTCCGTGGTGCGCCGCGTCGCGCTGCCGGACGCGTTCTTCGCGCTCGACGGTCTTCTGGAGACGTTCCTGACCGTGCTCGACGAGTTCGGCGCGTTCCCGGCCGTCGTCGCCCGCGAGCTGGACCGCTACCTGCCGTTCCTCGCCACGACGAAGGTCCTGATGGCGTCGGTGCGGGCGGGCGTCGGCCGCGAGGAGGCCCACGAGGCCATCAAGGAGAACGCCGTCGCGTCGGCCCTCGCCATGCGCGAGCAGGGCGCCGAGCGCAACGAGCTGCTCGACAAGCTCGCCGCGGACTCCCGCATCCCGCTGGACCGTGCCGGGCTCGACGAGCTGATGGCCGACAAGCTGTCGTTCACGGGTGCGGCCAGCGACCAGGTCGCCACCGTCGTCGCGCGCGTCGAGGAGATCGTCAAGCAGCACCCGGAGGCCGCCGGCTACACGCCCGGAGCGATCCTCTGA
- a CDS encoding GNAT family N-acetyltransferase, with amino-acid sequence MSDLRIRAATPDDLDAALAFWKLAAEGTSISDDRAGVERLVARDPESLLLAERDGELLGTVIAGFDGWRCHLYRLAVRPDARRQGVGSALLAAAEERFVRLGGRRGDAMVLDRNERAQHAWRAAGYAPEPQWSRWVKHLTD; translated from the coding sequence ATGAGTGATCTTCGTATACGGGCCGCGACGCCCGACGATCTCGATGCCGCCCTCGCCTTCTGGAAGCTGGCCGCCGAGGGCACGAGCATCAGCGACGACCGCGCGGGTGTGGAGCGGCTCGTCGCCCGCGACCCCGAGTCGCTGCTGCTCGCCGAGCGCGACGGGGAACTGCTGGGGACCGTCATCGCCGGCTTCGACGGGTGGCGCTGCCATCTGTACCGGCTCGCGGTGCGTCCGGACGCGCGGCGGCAGGGCGTGGGGTCGGCGCTGCTCGCGGCCGCGGAGGAGCGGTTCGTGCGGCTCGGTGGGCGGCGGGGCGACGCGATGGTCCTGGACCGCAACGAGCGCGCGCAGCACGCGTGGCGTGCCGCGGGTTATGCGCCGGAACCGCAGTGGTCGCGCTGGGTCAAGCACCTCACGGACTGA
- a CDS encoding SAM-dependent methyltransferase, whose product MSEQSGQEPGERTANHIAHNARVWNYWLGGKDHYEVDQQVGDQVTSMYPSIGEVARADRAFLGRAVTLLAGQAGIRQYLDIGTGLPTAENTHEVAQRIAPDSRVVYVDNDPIVLTHARVLLTSTDEGATSYVDADARDPAAILRAASGTLDLGRPVAVMMLGILNFILDTAEATSIVRHLLDAVPSGSHLVLTHPTLELGGEGNEAAMRFWNENATPPITARSRAEIEGFLDGLDILEPGLVSCARWRTDGADGGPLVAQFGVVARKP is encoded by the coding sequence GTGAGCGAGCAGAGCGGGCAGGAGCCGGGGGAGCGGACCGCGAACCACATCGCGCACAACGCCCGCGTGTGGAACTACTGGCTCGGCGGCAAGGACCACTACGAGGTGGACCAGCAGGTCGGGGACCAGGTCACCTCCATGTACCCCAGCATCGGCGAAGTGGCTCGCGCCGACCGGGCGTTCCTCGGCCGCGCGGTGACCCTCCTCGCCGGCCAGGCAGGCATCCGCCAGTACCTCGACATCGGCACGGGCCTGCCCACCGCCGAGAACACCCACGAGGTCGCCCAGCGCATCGCCCCCGACTCCCGCGTCGTCTACGTCGACAACGACCCGATCGTGCTCACGCACGCCCGCGTGCTCCTCACCAGCACGGACGAGGGCGCCACCAGCTATGTGGACGCGGACGCGCGCGACCCCGCGGCCATCCTGCGCGCCGCGTCCGGCACCCTCGACCTCGGCCGGCCGGTCGCCGTCATGATGCTCGGCATCCTGAACTTCATCCTCGACACCGCCGAGGCCACGTCCATCGTGCGCCACCTCCTGGACGCGGTCCCCTCCGGCAGCCACCTCGTGCTCACGCACCCCACGCTGGAACTGGGCGGCGAGGGGAACGAGGCGGCGATGCGCTTCTGGAACGAGAACGCGACGCCGCCGATCACCGCACGGAGCCGGGCCGAGATCGAGGGCTTCCTCGACGGACTCGACATCCTGGAGCCGGGCCTCGTCTCCTGCGCGCGCTGGCGGACGGACGGTGCCGACGGGGGGCCGCTCGTCGCCCAGTTCGGTGTCGTGGCCCGCAAGCCCTGA
- a CDS encoding ATP-binding cassette domain-containing protein, with protein sequence MTSIDVQELTKEYGTTRAVDRLTFTVGPGRVTGFLGPNGAGKSTTMRLVLGLDRPTSGTATLGGRPYATLGEPLREVGALLDAQAAHGSRTARDHLRVLAASHRIPVRRVDEVLELAGIAAVAGRRIKTFSLGMRQRLGIAAALLGDPQVVMLDEPSNGLDPEGIIWIRELMRSLAREGRTVLVSSHLMNETATFADHLVVLGRGRLLADTPMRDFIDAHSERRVRVRTTDPASLRAALRRKGLEAVATGDGRWTVAGARAEEIGALAATGGIPVLELADESASLEEAYLALTAGATEFASAATPLQEA encoded by the coding sequence ATGACCAGCATCGACGTCCAAGAGCTCACCAAGGAGTACGGCACGACCCGCGCGGTGGACCGCCTGACGTTCACCGTCGGGCCCGGCCGGGTCACCGGATTCCTCGGCCCGAACGGCGCCGGGAAGTCCACCACCATGCGCCTCGTCCTCGGGCTCGACCGGCCCACGTCGGGCACCGCCACACTCGGTGGCCGCCCCTACGCGACGCTCGGCGAACCCCTGCGCGAGGTCGGCGCCCTCCTCGACGCCCAGGCAGCCCACGGCTCCCGTACCGCCCGCGACCACCTCCGCGTCCTCGCCGCCTCCCACCGCATCCCGGTACGCAGGGTCGACGAGGTCCTGGAACTCGCCGGCATCGCGGCCGTCGCCGGACGCCGGATCAAGACGTTCTCGCTGGGCATGCGCCAGCGACTCGGCATCGCCGCCGCACTCCTCGGAGACCCGCAGGTCGTGATGCTCGACGAGCCGTCCAACGGCCTCGACCCCGAAGGCATCATCTGGATCCGCGAACTGATGCGGAGCCTCGCCCGCGAGGGACGCACGGTCCTCGTCTCCAGCCACCTCATGAACGAGACCGCCACCTTCGCCGACCATCTCGTCGTCCTGGGCCGGGGAAGGCTCCTCGCCGACACCCCGATGCGGGACTTCATCGACGCGCACAGCGAACGGCGCGTCCGCGTCCGCACCACCGACCCCGCGAGCCTGCGTGCCGCACTTCGCCGCAAGGGTCTCGAAGCCGTGGCAACCGGCGACGGCCGCTGGACCGTCGCCGGGGCACGCGCGGAGGAGATCGGCGCGCTCGCCGCCACCGGCGGCATCCCCGTCCTCGAACTCGCCGACGAATCCGCCTCCTTGGAGGAGGCCTATCTCGCCCTCACCGCGGGCGCCACCGAGTTCGCGTCCGCCGCGACCCCCCTCCAGGAGGCCTGA
- a CDS encoding hemolysin family protein translates to MTAIQLLIGLATLVVNAFFVGAEFALISVRRSQIEPHADEGDRRAKSVLWGLKHVSALLAAAQLGITLCTLVLGIVAEPAIAHLLEPVFDAVGVPHGLIHPISFVIALTVATYLHMLLGEMIPKNVALAEPVRSALLLGPPLVTLARALRPVIFMINAFANGLLKLLRVDVKDEVSATFSDDELARLVKDSGDAGLIDDRAQERLRDALELGRRPVRDVVLPLERVVYAHVGVTPEQLEQLSARSGFSRFPVVDDNRRIVGYLHVKDALDASPRDLPFRIPDMRPIARVRETTPLDDVLSAMRGSRTHVAAVLGADGRLAGLVTMEDVLRELFGQPV, encoded by the coding sequence ATGACCGCGATCCAGCTTCTGATCGGCCTGGCGACGCTGGTGGTCAACGCCTTCTTCGTGGGCGCCGAGTTCGCCCTGATCTCCGTACGCCGCAGCCAGATCGAACCGCACGCGGACGAGGGCGACCGGCGGGCGAAGAGCGTCCTGTGGGGCCTGAAGCACGTGTCGGCCCTGCTGGCCGCGGCGCAGCTCGGCATCACGCTGTGCACCCTGGTGCTCGGCATCGTCGCCGAACCCGCCATCGCCCATCTCCTGGAGCCGGTGTTCGACGCGGTCGGCGTGCCCCACGGGCTGATCCACCCGATCTCGTTCGTGATCGCGCTGACGGTGGCCACGTATCTGCACATGCTCCTCGGCGAGATGATCCCGAAGAACGTCGCGCTCGCCGAGCCGGTGCGCAGCGCCCTGCTCCTCGGGCCGCCGCTGGTGACCTTGGCGAGGGCGCTGCGTCCCGTGATCTTCATGATCAACGCCTTCGCGAACGGGCTGCTCAAGCTGTTGCGCGTCGACGTCAAGGACGAGGTGTCCGCGACGTTCTCCGACGACGAGCTGGCCCGACTCGTCAAGGACTCGGGCGACGCGGGCCTCATCGACGACCGCGCCCAGGAGCGCCTGCGCGACGCACTCGAACTGGGCCGCCGCCCGGTCAGGGACGTCGTCCTGCCGCTGGAGCGGGTGGTCTACGCGCATGTGGGCGTCACCCCGGAACAGCTGGAGCAACTGTCGGCCCGGTCGGGGTTCTCGCGCTTCCCCGTGGTCGACGACAACCGCCGCATCGTCGGCTATCTGCATGTGAAGGACGCCCTGGACGCGTCGCCGCGCGATCTGCCGTTCCGGATTCCGGACATGCGCCCGATCGCGCGCGTCCGCGAGACGACGCCGCTCGACGACGTCCTCTCGGCGATGCGCGGCAGCCGCACGCACGTGGCGGCGGTCCTCGGCGCCGACGGGCGGCTCGCCGGTCTGGTGACGATGGAGGACGTCCTGCGGGAGCTGTTCGGACAGCCGGTGTGA
- a CDS encoding hemolysin family protein, translating to MTEVLLLAVAVLLSLACGAFVAAEFSLTTVERSGLERAVERGERGAAGALKAVRNLTFQLSGAQLGITVTNLVVGMLAQPSVAKLITGPLESLGLSRSTASSAALVIGTALSTVFLMVVGELVPKNWAISSPLAVAKNVATPQRLFSAAFRPFITHLNNTANRAVRRFGIEPAEELASARGPQELVALARHSAKEGALEADTAELFMRTLNLADLTAENVMTPRVQVVALDTQATCEDVANATRATGLSRFPVYRGSLDSVVGVAHIKDVLAVPAELRGRRSVSDLMREPLLVPETLTVDRLLDRLSGKRTMAVVIDEYGGTAGVATLEDIVEEVVGEVRDEHDPHETPDLAPAGADDEGRALYSADGAARTDQLQRVGLRVPHGPYETLAGLVAAELGRIPAVGDSVGVAGWRLDVVDAAGHRAARVLMHAPLTERSEDAPEGDR from the coding sequence ATGACCGAAGTGCTCCTGCTCGCCGTGGCGGTGCTGCTCTCGCTGGCCTGCGGTGCGTTCGTCGCTGCCGAGTTCTCCCTCACCACGGTCGAGCGTTCCGGCCTCGAGCGCGCCGTCGAGCGCGGTGAGCGGGGCGCCGCCGGCGCCCTCAAGGCCGTACGGAACCTGACCTTCCAGCTCTCCGGCGCCCAGCTCGGCATCACCGTGACCAATCTGGTCGTCGGCATGCTCGCCCAGCCGTCCGTCGCCAAGCTGATCACGGGGCCCCTGGAGAGTCTCGGGCTCTCCCGCTCCACCGCCTCCTCGGCCGCACTGGTCATCGGCACGGCCCTGTCGACCGTCTTCCTGATGGTCGTCGGCGAGCTCGTCCCCAAGAACTGGGCGATCTCGTCGCCGCTGGCCGTCGCCAAGAACGTCGCGACGCCCCAGCGCCTGTTCAGCGCCGCGTTCCGCCCCTTCATCACGCACCTGAACAACACCGCGAACCGGGCGGTGCGCCGCTTCGGCATCGAGCCCGCCGAGGAGCTGGCCTCCGCGCGCGGACCGCAGGAGCTGGTGGCACTGGCCCGCCACTCCGCGAAGGAAGGCGCCCTCGAGGCGGACACCGCCGAGCTGTTCATGCGCACCCTGAACCTCGCGGACCTCACCGCGGAGAACGTGATGACGCCGCGCGTCCAGGTCGTGGCGCTCGACACGCAGGCCACCTGCGAGGACGTGGCGAACGCGACCCGGGCCACGGGCCTGTCCCGCTTCCCCGTCTACCGCGGCAGCCTCGACTCGGTCGTCGGCGTCGCGCACATCAAGGACGTCCTCGCCGTGCCGGCCGAACTCCGGGGCCGCCGTTCCGTCTCCGATCTGATGCGCGAGCCGCTCCTCGTACCCGAGACCCTGACCGTCGACCGGCTCCTCGACCGGCTCTCCGGGAAGCGCACGATGGCCGTCGTCATCGACGAGTACGGCGGCACCGCGGGCGTCGCGACCCTGGAGGACATCGTCGAGGAGGTCGTCGGCGAGGTGCGGGACGAGCACGATCCGCACGAGACGCCGGACCTCGCGCCGGCCGGCGCGGACGACGAGGGCCGCGCCCTCTACTCCGCCGACGGCGCCGCCCGCACCGACCAGCTCCAGCGGGTCGGCCTGCGCGTCCCCCACGGCCCCTACGAGACCCTCGCCGGCCTGGTCGCCGCCGAGCTCGGCCGGATCCCGGCCGTCGGCGACAGCGTCGGGGTGGCCGGATGGCGGCTCGACGTCGTGGACGCCGCGGGCCACCGCGCGGCCCGCGTCCTGATGCACGCGCCGCTCACCGAGCGGTCCGAAGACGCCCCGGAGGGGGACCGATGA
- a CDS encoding sensor histidine kinase gives MSRLLAPLTRAVTYTRWLHLLVGAIIALVCGAVYPGLTRPGYAQWVLMLLIPVPLLLAAAVIPVVRRAEGLQARLMLFPGAHARVDGGSGPREAGVSVAPSASWRDRGRTAVWLVLRLWAGCAVAFVTGQLMALALELVDAASGGPVEAESLIPVPGHGWAYALLVPVPPLVLLGLVALAGRLMASAALGLLGPSAAERLAALEERTEQLLERNRIARELHDSIGHALTVAVVQAGAARAAADPAFTDRALDAIEETGRAALEDLERVLLVLRESGQPASRRPTLTEADRLLDSARASGAEVDVEVLGALDTVPGPVSREGYRILQEALTNVLRHSGTVPIRVAVTVDDARLWLDVRNPLPAGAPVNGRGSGGSGSGLRGIRERAALLGGRARTGPDEGQWRVHVELPLG, from the coding sequence ATGTCCCGCCTCCTCGCGCCGCTGACCCGCGCGGTCACGTACACCCGCTGGCTGCACCTCCTCGTCGGCGCGATCATCGCCCTCGTGTGCGGGGCCGTGTACCCGGGGCTCACCCGGCCGGGGTACGCGCAGTGGGTCCTGATGCTGTTGATTCCGGTCCCGCTCCTCCTGGCGGCGGCCGTGATCCCCGTGGTGCGCAGGGCCGAGGGTCTTCAGGCCCGCCTGATGCTGTTTCCCGGTGCCCACGCGCGCGTGGACGGCGGTTCGGGTCCACGGGAGGCGGGGGTGTCCGTGGCGCCGTCGGCGTCGTGGCGCGACCGGGGCAGGACCGCGGTGTGGCTGGTGCTGCGTCTGTGGGCAGGCTGCGCGGTCGCGTTCGTGACCGGCCAGCTCATGGCTCTCGCCCTGGAACTGGTGGACGCCGCGTCGGGCGGCCCCGTCGAGGCCGAGTCCCTCATCCCCGTACCGGGGCACGGCTGGGCGTACGCGCTGCTCGTGCCGGTGCCGCCGCTGGTGCTGCTGGGACTGGTCGCGCTCGCCGGGCGCCTGATGGCCTCGGCCGCCCTCGGTCTGCTCGGGCCGTCGGCGGCCGAGCGCCTGGCCGCCCTGGAGGAGCGCACCGAGCAGCTGCTCGAACGCAATCGCATCGCCCGCGAACTCCACGACTCCATCGGGCACGCGCTGACCGTCGCCGTCGTGCAGGCCGGCGCGGCGCGGGCGGCCGCCGATCCGGCCTTCACCGACCGCGCCCTGGACGCCATCGAGGAGACGGGCAGGGCGGCCCTCGAGGACCTGGAGCGCGTTCTGTTGGTGCTGCGCGAGTCGGGGCAGCCCGCGAGCCGCCGGCCGACGCTCACGGAGGCGGACCGCCTGCTGGACTCGGCGCGCGCCTCGGGCGCCGAGGTCGACGTGGAGGTGCTCGGCGCGCTGGACACGGTGCCCGGTCCCGTCTCCAGAGAGGGTTACCGCATCCTCCAGGAGGCGCTGACCAACGTGCTGCGCCACTCGGGGACCGTCCCGATCCGGGTCGCCGTCACGGTCGACGACGCCCGCCTGTGGCTCGATGTACGCAATCCGCTTCCCGCGGGCGCACCGGTGAACGGCCGAGGCAGCGGTGGCAGCGGCAGCGGTCTGCGGGGCATCCGGGAGAGGGCGGCGCTCCTCGGCGGCCGGGCGCGGACGGGGCCCGACGAGGGGCAGTGGCGGGTGCACGTCGAACTGCCGCTCGGCTGA
- a CDS encoding LLM class F420-dependent oxidoreductase yields the protein MSRAFRFGVNMVTPASGDEWRKRCRRAEELDYDVILVADHLGMPSPFPSLVAAAEATERPRVGTFVLNAGFWNPVLLAREVATTDALTGGRLELGLGAGYVQAEHEAAGLPWGSPGERVDHLRRVVEELDRLLGSDEHQPRPEQHPRPPLLIGGNGDRMLKLTAEHAQIAAFTGARSVPGDTNGKLQLLTPQELDRSVATYHRFAAGRAEPAELNLLIQMVTVTDDRRAAVRPILDRIRPFTEDEALDLPLLLVGTVREIADQVRAQRDRYGFTYVTVLEPYMEAFGPVIEELRKA from the coding sequence ATGAGTCGCGCGTTCCGCTTCGGCGTCAACATGGTCACCCCCGCGTCCGGCGACGAGTGGCGCAAGCGCTGTCGCAGGGCCGAGGAGCTCGACTACGACGTGATCCTCGTCGCCGACCACCTGGGCATGCCCTCACCGTTCCCCTCCCTGGTCGCCGCCGCCGAGGCGACCGAGCGCCCGCGTGTCGGCACGTTCGTCCTCAACGCCGGCTTCTGGAACCCGGTGCTCCTCGCCCGCGAGGTGGCGACCACGGACGCGCTCACCGGCGGCAGGCTCGAACTCGGCCTGGGCGCGGGCTACGTACAGGCGGAGCACGAGGCGGCCGGGCTTCCCTGGGGATCGCCCGGTGAGCGCGTGGACCATCTGCGGCGCGTCGTGGAGGAGCTGGACCGGCTGCTCGGGTCGGACGAGCATCAGCCTCGGCCCGAGCAGCACCCCCGCCCGCCGCTCCTGATCGGCGGCAACGGCGACCGGATGCTGAAACTGACCGCGGAGCACGCACAGATCGCGGCGTTCACCGGAGCGCGCTCCGTCCCCGGCGACACGAACGGGAAGCTCCAGCTCCTCACCCCGCAGGAGCTGGACCGGAGCGTGGCCACGTACCACCGCTTCGCGGCGGGCCGCGCGGAGCCCGCCGAACTCAATCTGCTGATCCAGATGGTCACGGTGACCGATGACCGGCGGGCGGCGGTCCGGCCGATCCTCGACCGCATCCGGCCCTTCACGGAGGACGAGGCGCTGGACCTGCCGCTGCTGCTCGTCGGCACGGTCCGTGAGATCGCGGACCAGGTGCGCGCGCAGCGCGACCGCTACGGGTTCACGTACGTCACGGTCCTGGAGCCGTACATGGAGGCGTTCGGTCCGGTCATCGAGGAGCTGCGGAAGGCCTGA
- a CDS encoding SGNH/GDSL hydrolase family protein, producing the protein MQKNADHTSYSSLVTIGDSFTEGMSDLLPDGSYRGWADVLAGRMAARTPGFRYANLAVRGKLIGQIVDEQVDVAAAMGADVITLVGGLNDTLRPKVDMGRVRGLLEEAVEKLAPACEQLVLMRSPGRNGPVMERFRPRMEELFACIDDLAARHGAVVVDLYGPPALGDPRMWDVDRLHLTAEGHRRVAEAVWQALGHEPEGDWQAVLPPTAPPGWGTRRVADVRFAKQHLVPWIGRRLTGRSSGDGRPAKRPELLPYEAPRG; encoded by the coding sequence ATGCAGAAAAATGCCGACCACACCAGTTACAGCAGCCTCGTCACGATCGGTGACTCGTTCACCGAGGGCATGTCCGACCTGCTGCCCGACGGCTCCTACCGCGGCTGGGCCGATGTACTGGCCGGCCGGATGGCGGCCCGCACCCCCGGGTTCCGCTACGCGAACCTCGCCGTGCGCGGCAAGCTCATCGGCCAGATCGTCGACGAGCAGGTGGACGTCGCCGCCGCGATGGGCGCCGATGTCATCACGCTGGTGGGCGGGCTCAACGACACCCTGCGCCCCAAGGTCGACATGGGCCGGGTGCGCGGGCTCCTCGAAGAGGCCGTCGAAAAGCTCGCGCCGGCCTGCGAGCAGCTCGTCCTGATGCGCAGCCCCGGCCGCAACGGGCCTGTGATGGAGCGCTTCCGGCCGCGCATGGAGGAGCTGTTCGCCTGCATCGACGACCTCGCGGCGCGGCACGGCGCGGTGGTCGTGGACCTGTACGGGCCGCCCGCCCTCGGTGACCCCCGCATGTGGGACGTGGACCGGCTGCATCTGACGGCGGAGGGGCACCGCCGGGTCGCCGAGGCCGTCTGGCAGGCGCTCGGCCACGAGCCCGAGGGCGACTGGCAGGCCGTGCTCCCGCCGACCGCGCCGCCGGGATGGGGCACGCGCCGCGTCGCCGACGTCCGCTTCGCCAAGCAGCACCTGGTGCCGTGGATCGGCCGCCGTCTGACGGGCCGCTCCTCCGGCGACGGCCGCCCGGCGAAGCGCCCCGAGCTGCTGCCGTACGAGGCTCCGCGCGGCTGA
- a CDS encoding ABC transporter permease, with protein sequence MSTTAVLRSEWIKVRSVRASAGSLVAIFVTTVTINILASAAVGQAEADNEGADLLFGAFYALNFGQIAAIAFGTTAVSSEYLNGALRVSLAAVPDRNLLYAAKMTVVGALAVIAGQLTSFVTFLSGQVFMGSYALGLGDPGALRACVGGGLYLALMALFAAGLTVVLRSAVAVLSLLIPFILIVSFVVGDMAASVADFLPDHAGQQVLHQDPVGTLGPWSGLAVTAGWAAAALLAGWWALRRRDA encoded by the coding sequence ATGTCGACCACCGCCGTGCTGCGTTCCGAATGGATCAAGGTGAGGTCGGTGCGTGCCAGCGCCGGCTCGCTCGTCGCCATTTTCGTCACGACCGTCACCATCAACATCCTGGCCTCCGCCGCGGTCGGGCAGGCCGAGGCCGACAACGAAGGCGCCGACCTCCTCTTCGGAGCCTTCTACGCGCTCAACTTCGGCCAGATCGCGGCCATCGCCTTCGGCACGACGGCCGTGTCCTCGGAGTACCTCAACGGCGCCCTGCGCGTCTCCCTCGCCGCGGTCCCCGACAGGAACCTCCTCTACGCCGCGAAGATGACGGTTGTCGGCGCCCTCGCCGTCATCGCGGGCCAGCTCACCTCGTTCGTCACCTTCCTGTCCGGGCAGGTGTTCATGGGGTCCTACGCCCTCGGGCTCGGCGATCCGGGCGCGCTGCGCGCCTGCGTCGGAGGCGGCCTCTACCTCGCGCTGATGGCCCTGTTCGCGGCCGGTCTCACCGTCGTCCTGCGCAGCGCGGTCGCCGTCCTGAGCCTGCTCATCCCGTTCATCCTGATCGTGTCCTTCGTCGTGGGCGACATGGCCGCCTCCGTCGCCGACTTCCTGCCCGACCACGCCGGACAACAGGTCCTGCACCAGGACCCGGTCGGGACGCTCGGGCCGTGGTCGGGACTCGCCGTCACCGCCGGGTGGGCGGCGGCCGCGCTCCTCGCCGGCTGGTGGGCGCTGCGCCGCAGGGACGCGTGA